The following proteins come from a genomic window of Blattabacterium cuenoti:
- a CDS encoding ribonuclease HI — MNKKIHIYTDGSSKGNPGPGGYGIFIEIFWGHFYNRKIISEGFRYTTNNRMELLSVIIGLEKIENKKQNIVVFTDSKYIINTVQNKWINKWKQNNFKNKKNIDLWKRFLDLFYKHSVIFHWIKSHNHHYVNDYCDRLSVTAAKSKKLKIDYIYEKHR, encoded by the coding sequence GTGAATAAAAAAATTCATATTTATACTGACGGTTCTTCAAAAGGAAATCCTGGACCAGGAGGATATGGAATTTTTATAGAAATATTTTGGGGGCATTTTTATAACAGAAAAATAATTTCTGAAGGATTTCGTTATACAACGAATAACAGAATGGAACTATTATCAGTGATAATAGGATTAGAAAAAATAGAAAATAAAAAACAAAATATTGTTGTTTTTACTGATTCTAAATACATAATAAATACTGTTCAAAATAAATGGATTAATAAATGGAAACAAAATAATTTTAAAAATAAAAAAAATATAGACTTGTGGAAAAGATTTTTAGATTTATTTTATAAACATTCTGTAATATTTCATTGGATAAAAAGCCATAATCATCATTATGTAAATGATTATTGCGATAGATTGTCTGTGACAGCTGCTAAAAGTAAAAAATTGAAAATCGATTATATTTATGAAAAACATAGATAA
- the thrA gene encoding bifunctional aspartate kinase/homoserine dehydrogenase I, translated as MQVLKFGGSSVAHSDAIKRICSLLEKKPKGRYAIIVSALGNITDQLIQCGKLASERRNIYKNILEEIEIRHLNIIRELFPITYQSHLISWIKKNINDLESLCDGIFQVEELSKRSLDKIMSFGELTSSFLIAEKLKQFGLDAICKDSRDLIITDSQFGCAQVDFITSNHHIIQYFRENTSEYIVLPGFIGSTLENETTTLGRGGSDYTAAILAAAISASLLEIWTDVSGMMTANPQIVNQAFPIKEISYEEAMELSHFGAKVIYPPTIHPAMKKHIPIQIKNTFSPIDPGTLIYINKNTNISQPVTGISGIQNMALLTLEGSGMIGIPGYSKRLFEALSREKINVIFITQSSSEHSITTGIHETDIIKAKTVINNEFSQEIHQRRLDPLRIEKDLCIIAVVGDNMKNLHGTSGKMFSALGRNSINVRAIAQGSTEKNISAVIRKTDFKKALNTLHEAFFESPPKQINLFICGVGKVGSKLMEQIDQQQNYLLKELKLQVRVIGLANSKKMYFNDHGINLSNWEKNLNQKGIHMNIYSFMEKVWKFNLRNSLFVDNTASEEMAMTYEKFLKNGIGVITCNKIACSSDYDHYKRLKTLSRHFKAPFLFETNVGASLPVISTLNDLINSGDKINKIEAVLSGSLNFIFNHFLGKKSFLEVVKKAQLKGYTEPDPRIDLSGLDVMRKILILARECGCSLELSDIHQKSFLPETCSNSSSIEDFYQKLHKYRDYFFKIRNKAEKYKKRLRFIARYENGIASVGLESVLQIHPFFQLEGKDNMVLYNTYRYAEQPLIIKGAGAGAEVTASGVFSDIIKATK; from the coding sequence ATGCAAGTTTTAAAATTTGGAGGTAGTTCCGTAGCTCATTCTGATGCTATAAAACGTATTTGTTCTTTATTAGAAAAGAAACCAAAAGGAAGATATGCTATTATTGTTTCTGCATTAGGAAATATTACGGATCAATTAATACAATGTGGAAAATTAGCTTCCGAAAGAAGAAATATTTATAAAAATATTTTAGAAGAAATCGAAATTCGCCATCTTAACATTATAAGAGAATTGTTTCCTATCACCTATCAAAGCCATTTAATCAGTTGGATTAAAAAAAATATCAATGATTTAGAAAGTTTATGTGATGGAATTTTTCAAGTAGAAGAACTTTCAAAACGTTCTTTAGATAAAATTATGAGTTTTGGAGAATTGACTTCTTCTTTTCTCATTGCAGAAAAATTGAAACAATTTGGATTAGACGCTATTTGTAAAGATAGCAGAGATCTAATTATTACAGATTCTCAGTTTGGATGTGCACAAGTAGATTTTATTACAAGTAATCATCATATTATTCAGTATTTTCGTGAAAACACATCAGAATACATTGTTTTACCAGGATTTATAGGTTCTACGTTAGAAAACGAAACGACAACTCTTGGAAGAGGAGGTTCTGATTATACAGCTGCTATTTTAGCTGCGGCTATATCTGCTAGTTTATTGGAAATATGGACGGATGTCAGTGGAATGATGACAGCAAATCCACAAATTGTGAATCAAGCTTTTCCTATCAAAGAAATTTCTTATGAAGAAGCAATGGAATTATCCCATTTTGGAGCAAAAGTCATTTATCCTCCTACAATTCATCCTGCTATGAAAAAACATATCCCAATACAAATTAAAAATACTTTTTCTCCTATAGATCCGGGAACTTTGATTTATATTAATAAAAATACAAATATAAGTCAACCTGTAACCGGAATATCGGGAATTCAAAATATGGCATTGCTTACCTTAGAAGGGAGTGGTATGATAGGAATTCCTGGATATTCCAAACGTTTATTTGAAGCGTTATCACGTGAAAAAATAAATGTGATATTTATCACTCAAAGTTCTTCAGAACATTCCATTACTACAGGAATTCATGAAACGGATATAATCAAAGCAAAAACTGTAATAAATAACGAATTTTCTCAAGAAATCCATCAAAGACGTCTTGATCCATTAAGAATAGAAAAAGATCTTTGCATTATTGCCGTAGTAGGAGATAACATGAAAAATCTTCATGGAACCAGTGGAAAAATGTTTTCGGCTTTAGGAAGAAATAGTATTAATGTTCGAGCGATAGCACAAGGATCTACTGAAAAAAATATATCAGCCGTTATTAGAAAAACCGATTTTAAAAAGGCATTAAACACTTTACATGAAGCTTTTTTTGAAAGTCCACCAAAACAAATTAATCTTTTCATTTGTGGAGTGGGAAAAGTAGGAAGCAAATTGATGGAACAAATTGATCAGCAACAAAATTACTTATTAAAAGAATTAAAGCTTCAAGTAAGAGTCATTGGATTAGCGAACAGTAAAAAAATGTATTTTAATGATCATGGAATCAATTTAAGTAATTGGGAAAAAAATCTAAACCAAAAAGGCATTCATATGAATATATATTCCTTTATGGAAAAAGTATGGAAATTTAACCTTAGGAATAGTTTATTTGTTGATAATACAGCTAGTGAAGAAATGGCTATGACTTATGAGAAATTTTTAAAAAATGGGATAGGAGTGATCACTTGTAATAAAATAGCTTGTTCATCAGATTATGATCATTATAAAAGATTAAAAACACTTTCTAGACATTTCAAAGCTCCATTTTTATTTGAAACTAATGTAGGAGCAAGTCTTCCCGTCATTAGTACACTTAACGATCTAATTAATAGTGGAGATAAAATTAATAAAATAGAAGCTGTATTGTCAGGAAGTTTAAATTTTATATTTAATCATTTTTTAGGAAAAAAATCTTTTTTAGAAGTTGTAAAAAAAGCTCAATTAAAAGGATATACGGAACCTGATCCTAGAATTGATTTAAGTGGATTAGATGTCATGAGAAAAATACTAATTTTAGCAAGAGAATGTGGGTGTTCATTAGAACTGAGTGACATTCATCAAAAATCTTTTCTTCCAGAAACTTGTTCAAATTCCAGTTCTATAGAAGATTTTTATCAAAAATTACATAAATACAGAGATTACTTCTTCAAAATTAGAAATAAAGCGGAAAAATATAAAAAACGTTTGCGTTTTATTGCACGTTATGAAAATGGGATTGCTTCTGTTGGATTAGAATCTGTTTTACAGATTCATCCGTTTTTTCAACTAGAAGGAAAAGATAATATGGTTTTATATAATACATATCGTTATGCTGAACAACCTCTTATCATAAAAGGAGCGGGTGCTGGAGCAGAAGTTACTGCATCTGGAGTTTTTTCAGATATTATTAAAGCTACTAAATAA
- the dut gene encoding dUTP diphosphatase, with the protein MCITIKIFNTSSNPLPNYETKGSSGMDLRAYLKNNITILSMERKIIKTGLFIEIPKGYEGQIRPRSGLALTHGVTVLNDPGTIDSDYRGEIKILLLNLSNHPFIIENGNRIAQIIFYKYEKIKWNPKLIRK; encoded by the coding sequence ATGTGCATTACTATAAAAATATTTAATACTTCATCTAATCCTTTACCTAATTATGAAACAAAAGGATCCTCTGGAATGGACTTAAGAGCTTATTTAAAAAATAATATTACAATTCTTTCTATGGAAAGAAAAATTATAAAAACAGGTTTATTTATTGAAATTCCTAAAGGATACGAAGGACAAATTCGACCAAGGAGTGGTTTAGCTTTAACTCATGGAGTCACTGTATTAAATGATCCAGGAACTATAGATTCTGATTACAGAGGAGAAATAAAAATATTATTATTGAATTTGTCCAATCATCCTTTTATTATAGAAAATGGAAATAGAATTGCTCAAATTATATTTTATAAATATGAAAAAATAAAATGGAATCCTAAATTAATTAGAAAATAA
- a CDS encoding DUF1599 domain-containing protein, whose amino-acid sequence MNNNKNIETSVQYDVILKKCKFFFKKKLIENSKMDKEKDFQKKNINNIIFLKIKKNQWVDVINLSIIAIFFIKKNIIDMKMLILIKKKIYHYYDLYTKKAKFLMIKKNFDYEEAWKIMELSSMKDIIFQKLLRIQNMEKNFLNIKNFYDKIYDNYIDILNYSIFILMKTEK is encoded by the coding sequence ATGAATAATAATAAAAATATTGAGACTTCTGTTCAATATGATGTGATATTAAAAAAATGTAAATTTTTTTTTAAAAAAAAATTAATTGAAAATTCTAAAATGGATAAAGAAAAAGATTTTCAAAAAAAAAATATAAATAATATTATTTTTTTGAAAATTAAAAAAAATCAATGGGTTGATGTCATCAATTTATCTATAATTGCTATTTTTTTTATAAAAAAAAATATTATAGATATGAAAATGTTGATTTTAATCAAAAAAAAAATATATCATTATTATGATCTATATACAAAAAAAGCAAAATTTTTAATGATTAAAAAAAATTTTGATTATGAAGAAGCATGGAAAATTATGGAACTTTCCTCTATGAAAGATATAATCTTTCAAAAATTACTTAGAATTCAAAATATGGAAAAAAATTTTTTAAACATAAAAAATTTTTATGACAAAATTTATGATAATTATATAGATATATTAAATTATAGCATTTTCATTTTAATGAAAACAGAAAAGTAG
- a CDS encoding RNA methyltransferase, translated as MKKICSIQNTKIKDLIKIYQQKNYMNIFFVEGIKEFEMAIKGKFLPKKIFICEKIFHKYNMIKPFYSITFIISMKIFKKLAYRENSGGIIALFKEKKYMNQLKNIKISNKNSSLILILDGIEKPGNIGAMLRIADAANIHMIILCNMKTYVYNSNIIRCSLGSLFTRKIFMEKIESIIYWLQKNKIKIIATGFDKHKKAINLYHTQFPHNHIAIVFGSESKGVSNFWLKKANQIITIPMFGNIDSLNVSNAMSIIIYEILRQRNYAI; from the coding sequence ATGAAAAAAATATGCAGTATACAAAATACAAAAATTAAAGATTTGATAAAAATTTATCAACAAAAAAATTATATGAATATTTTTTTTGTTGAAGGAATCAAAGAATTCGAAATGGCTATAAAAGGAAAATTTTTACCCAAAAAAATATTCATATGCGAAAAAATATTTCATAAATATAATATGATTAAGCCATTTTATTCCATAACCTTTATTATTAGTATGAAAATTTTTAAAAAATTAGCATACAGAGAAAATTCAGGTGGAATTATCGCTTTATTTAAAGAAAAAAAATATATGAATCAATTGAAAAATATTAAAATTTCTAATAAAAATTCTTCTTTAATACTTATTTTAGACGGAATAGAAAAACCTGGGAATATAGGAGCGATGTTAAGAATAGCTGACGCTGCAAATATTCATATGATAATACTATGTAACATGAAAACTTATGTCTATAATTCTAATATTATTAGATGTAGTTTAGGCAGTCTTTTTACAAGAAAGATTTTTATGGAAAAAATAGAATCAATTATATATTGGTTACAAAAAAATAAAATAAAAATTATTGCAACAGGATTTGATAAACATAAAAAAGCTATAAATTTATACCATACTCAATTTCCCCATAATCATATAGCTATCGTTTTTGGTTCCGAAAGCAAGGGAGTATCCAATTTTTGGTTAAAGAAAGCCAATCAAATTATAACTATTCCTATGTTTGGAAATATAGATTCATTAAATGTTAGTAATGCAATGTCTATCATCATATATGAAATTCTTAGACAAAGAAATTATGCCATATAA
- a CDS encoding VRR-NUC domain-containing protein encodes MKNWYKNFLGKEQLLHSSVCDYLDYKYPHIFYFHPHNESKRSFYERFLIKVMRLRPGMPDLLVPMPKKGITGMALEFKIKPNKLTKNQTKIINILNSYNWNVNICYSFDQAKIYIDQYLNN; translated from the coding sequence ATGAAAAATTGGTATAAAAATTTTCTTGGAAAAGAACAATTATTACATAGTTCTGTTTGTGATTATTTAGATTATAAGTATCCTCATATATTTTATTTTCATCCACATAATGAATCTAAGAGGAGTTTTTATGAAAGATTTCTTATTAAGGTAATGAGATTAAGACCTGGTATGCCTGATTTATTGGTACCTATGCCTAAAAAAGGAATAACAGGTATGGCTTTAGAATTTAAAATTAAACCGAATAAATTAACGAAAAATCAAACCAAAATTATAAATATATTAAATTCATACAATTGGAATGTAAATATTTGTTATTCTTTTGATCAAGCAAAAATTTATATAGATCAATATTTAAATAATTAA
- a CDS encoding lysophospholipid acyltransferase family protein — MKIIQISLILLWRTWFFLINIFLIPLWAGASIPFLFKEKHYPIAYWFHQMWARSNLFFMGFWYVLEKDKEILDKNQQYVIISNHSSIMDIMLIYSVMKNHPLVFVGKAELAKLPFFGFVYKKSNILIDRKNLSSCIQVFKKIKDKVDSGKSVCIFPEGGVPKPYIFLDHFKSGAFFIAIIKRIPIIPFTIADIKTKFPSSSIIKGRPGKIRIKQHHSISTQNLSLKDKNFLKEKCFNLIKYQLKKFEREKKNN; from the coding sequence ATGAAAATTATACAAATATCATTGATATTGTTATGGCGTACATGGTTTTTTCTCATTAATATATTTTTGATTCCCTTATGGGCAGGAGCTTCTATCCCGTTTTTATTTAAAGAAAAACACTATCCCATTGCGTATTGGTTTCACCAAATGTGGGCTAGAAGTAATCTTTTTTTCATGGGATTTTGGTATGTATTAGAGAAAGATAAAGAAATATTAGATAAAAATCAACAATACGTAATTATCAGTAATCACAGTTCCATTATGGATATTATGTTAATTTACTCTGTGATGAAAAATCATCCTTTGGTTTTTGTGGGAAAGGCAGAATTAGCCAAACTTCCTTTTTTTGGTTTTGTTTACAAAAAAAGTAATATTTTAATTGATAGAAAAAACTTATCAAGTTGTATACAAGTATTTAAAAAAATAAAAGATAAAGTAGATTCTGGAAAAAGTGTTTGTATTTTTCCAGAAGGTGGTGTTCCTAAACCTTATATTTTTTTAGACCATTTTAAGAGTGGAGCTTTTTTTATCGCTATTATAAAAAGAATTCCTATTATTCCTTTTACAATAGCTGACATAAAAACAAAATTTCCTAGTTCTTCGATTATAAAAGGAAGACCAGGTAAAATAAGGATTAAACAACATCATTCCATATCAACCCAGAATTTATCCTTAAAAGATAAGAATTTTTTGAAAGAAAAATGTTTCAATTTAATCAAATATCAACTAAAAAAATTTGAACGTGAAAAAAAAAATAATTAA
- the fbp gene encoding class 1 fructose-bisphosphatase, with protein sequence MYTLGEFIIEKNINCFSSSTEALLRLFSSIKLASKAIHKEVNKAGLTEKVIGSSGITNVQGENQKKLDDFAHRAFIESFKSRNVVCGIASEESKDFIVIKGKQENIFQNQYIVLIDPLDGSSNIDVNISIGTIFSVYMRKSPIQMNLTIEDFLQKGIQQILAGYIIYGSSTILVYSTGNGVHGFTLDPSVGTFYLSHFNLCFPKTEKIYSINEGNSDKFPNGIRKFIRYCKEKKENRPYTARYIGSLVGDFHRNLIQGGIYIYPKTASSPEGKLRLLYECNPMAFLAEQAGGKASDGKQRILDIKPIKLHQRTPFVCGPIGMVSKLEKFMLDCEYD encoded by the coding sequence ATGTACACATTAGGAGAATTTATTATAGAAAAAAATATCAATTGTTTTTCCTCTTCAACCGAGGCATTATTGCGTTTATTTAGCTCTATAAAATTAGCTTCTAAAGCAATTCATAAAGAAGTGAACAAAGCAGGGTTAACAGAAAAAGTTATAGGAAGTTCTGGTATTACTAATGTTCAAGGAGAAAATCAGAAAAAATTGGATGATTTTGCTCATAGAGCATTTATTGAATCTTTTAAAAGTAGAAATGTTGTTTGTGGAATAGCTTCTGAAGAAAGTAAAGATTTTATAGTTATAAAAGGGAAGCAAGAAAATATTTTTCAAAATCAATATATTGTTTTAATAGATCCACTTGATGGTTCTTCTAATATAGATGTGAATATATCTATTGGAACTATATTTTCTGTATATATGAGAAAATCTCCAATTCAAATGAATTTAACAATAGAAGATTTCTTGCAAAAAGGAATTCAACAAATTCTTGCAGGATATATTATTTATGGATCTTCTACTATATTGGTATATAGTACTGGAAATGGAGTGCATGGATTTACTTTAGATCCTTCAGTTGGAACATTTTATTTATCTCATTTTAATCTTTGTTTTCCCAAAACGGAAAAAATTTATTCCATAAATGAAGGAAATTCTGATAAATTTCCTAATGGAATTAGGAAATTTATCAGATATTGTAAAGAAAAAAAAGAGAATAGACCCTATACTGCAAGATATATCGGTTCTTTAGTGGGTGATTTTCACAGAAATTTGATACAAGGAGGGATATATATTTATCCCAAAACAGCTTCTTCTCCAGAAGGAAAATTAAGATTGCTTTATGAATGTAATCCTATGGCTTTTTTAGCTGAACAAGCTGGAGGGAAAGCTTCTGATGGAAAACAACGGATTCTAGATATAAAACCGATTAAATTACATCAAAGAACTCCATTTGTTTGTGGACCTATAGGAATGGTTTCCAAGTTAGAAAAATTTATGTTAGATTGTGAATATGATTGA
- a CDS encoding ribonucleotide-diphosphate reductase subunit beta, whose amino-acid sequence MSITKDRLNFKPFEYQWAYDYWFKQQNAHWLHTEINMQSDIHDWNENLSFQEKNVIGDILKGFTQTETEVGNYWSEMIPRWFPIPEIKMMGQTFGSFETIHAVAYSYLNDILGLDDFHAFLKDEATMNKLKILMDIRKSSHGQYDQKEIARSIALFSAAAEGIQLFSSFAVLLSFRKSNRLKGIGQQIIFSVRDESLHSEAGCKIFRTFCEENEGLKKSVEKFVYQGIDLALRNEFIFIDQIFGKGDLSTIKKEDLKNFMKDRANLKLRELGLNDSYHINKGLLSNMDWFYITISGEQQTDFFDNRETGYSKPNEDWNDDLFISSNLENVYDKKKSENKILKILLKNKKQNLGGSECISCES is encoded by the coding sequence ATGAGTATAACGAAAGATCGTTTAAATTTTAAACCTTTTGAATATCAGTGGGCTTATGATTATTGGTTTAAACAGCAAAATGCACATTGGTTACATACGGAGATTAATATGCAATCGGATATTCATGATTGGAATGAAAATCTTTCTTTTCAGGAAAAAAATGTAATTGGGGATATTTTAAAAGGATTTACTCAAACAGAAACAGAAGTTGGAAATTATTGGTCAGAAATGATTCCTAGGTGGTTTCCTATTCCTGAAATAAAAATGATGGGCCAAACTTTTGGATCATTTGAAACAATTCATGCTGTAGCTTATTCTTATTTGAATGATATTTTGGGTTTAGATGATTTTCATGCTTTTTTGAAAGATGAAGCGACAATGAATAAGTTGAAAATTTTAATGGATATTAGAAAAAGCTCGCATGGACAGTACGATCAAAAAGAAATAGCGAGAAGCATTGCTTTATTTTCTGCAGCTGCAGAAGGAATACAATTATTTTCTTCTTTTGCAGTTTTACTTTCTTTCAGAAAATCAAATCGTTTAAAAGGAATAGGTCAACAAATTATTTTTTCTGTTAGAGATGAATCTTTACATTCGGAAGCGGGATGTAAAATATTTCGTACTTTTTGTGAGGAAAATGAGGGATTAAAAAAATCGGTTGAAAAATTTGTTTATCAAGGAATAGATTTAGCATTGAGGAATGAATTTATTTTTATTGATCAAATATTTGGAAAAGGAGATCTTTCTACTATTAAAAAAGAAGATCTTAAAAATTTTATGAAAGATAGAGCAAATTTGAAATTGAGAGAATTAGGGTTGAATGATTCATATCATATCAATAAGGGTCTGTTATCTAATATGGATTGGTTTTATATAACAATATCTGGAGAGCAACAAACTGATTTTTTTGATAATCGTGAAACGGGATATAGTAAACCTAATGAAGATTGGAATGATGATCTTTTTATTTCTTCTAATTTAGAAAATGTGTATGATAAAAAAAAATCAGAAAATAAAATATTAAAAATTTTATTAAAAAATAAAAAACAAAATTTGGGAGGATCTGAATGTATTTCTTGCGAATCTTAA
- a CDS encoding urease subunit gamma, translating to MHLTSYEKEKILLHMAGELAKKRLKRGLKLNYPESLALITHYVMEGARDGKTVKDLMYEAGNILNDEQIMDGVYELLNSVQVEATFPDGTKLVTIHHPIKKNRKKNSNLIPGQYDLLKEEIVLLPGRYRIKRIVSNTGTRPIQVGSHFHFYETNSALLFDREGTKGYKLDIPSGRSVRFEPGETKEIILVEIGGSKKIYGFSGKENITI from the coding sequence ATGCATTTAACTTCTTATGAAAAGGAAAAAATTCTTCTGCATATGGCTGGAGAATTAGCAAAAAAACGTTTAAAAAGAGGATTAAAATTGAATTATCCTGAATCTTTAGCTTTAATTACTCATTATGTAATGGAAGGAGCTCGTGATGGAAAAACAGTAAAAGATCTCATGTATGAAGCAGGAAATATTCTGAATGATGAACAAATTATGGATGGGGTGTATGAATTACTGAATAGTGTTCAAGTAGAAGCGACATTTCCTGATGGAACAAAATTAGTTACCATACATCATCCTATCAAAAAAAATAGAAAAAAAAATTCTAATCTGATTCCAGGACAGTACGATCTACTAAAAGAAGAAATTGTATTATTACCTGGAAGATATCGTATAAAAAGAATTGTATCCAATACAGGAACTCGTCCAATTCAAGTAGGATCTCATTTTCATTTTTATGAAACCAATTCGGCCCTTCTTTTTGATAGAGAAGGAACTAAAGGATATAAACTCGATATCCCTTCTGGTAGATCTGTTCGTTTTGAACCAGGAGAAACCAAAGAAATTATTTTAGTCGAAATTGGAGGAAGTAAAAAAATTTATGGATTTTCAGGAAAAGAAAATATAACTATATGA
- the ureC gene encoding urease subunit alpha, which translates to MKKINRESYARMYGPTQGDKIRLGDTSLWIEIEKDHTVYGDECVFGGGKVIRDGMGQHPFATRDEGVLDLVLVNAIIVDYWGIVKADIGIKNGIIVGIGKSGNPYFMDGITPNMYIGAGTEVISSENMIVTAGSVDSHVHYICPQLFKVALESGTTTIIGGGSGPTTGSIATNCTSGVWNIQRMLKTTDHVPINFIFLASGNSSHPVALIEQIKAGAGGLKIHEDWGSTFHVIDQCLTVAEKLDVQVNIHTDSLNESGYVEDTLKTFKNRTIHMYHTEGAGGGHAPDLLKVISFSNILPSSTSPTMPYTCNTIDEHLDMLMICHHLDSNLPEDIAFAKSRIRSETISAEGVLHDIGAISMTSSDSQAMGRIGEIVKRTWQTADKMKKQRGFLNKDHTKNDNFRVKRYISKYTINPAITHGISEYVGSIHIGKMADLVLWKPSFFGVKPELVIKSGMIVYASMGDPNATIPTPQPLMYRKMFGYFEPKLSCVFVSINAINNGFFETNKIKKQIKIVKGCRTLSKNNMILNGEIPNLEVDPKTYNVYINGEKIVSPPSDILPLSQRYFLF; encoded by the coding sequence ATGAAGAAAATAAATAGAGAATCTTATGCAAGGATGTATGGACCCACTCAAGGAGATAAAATCCGTTTAGGGGATACTTCTTTATGGATTGAAATAGAAAAAGATCATACTGTTTATGGAGACGAATGTGTTTTTGGAGGAGGAAAAGTTATTAGAGATGGAATGGGACAACATCCATTTGCTACAAGAGATGAAGGAGTTTTAGATTTAGTATTAGTTAATGCTATTATTGTAGATTATTGGGGAATTGTAAAAGCGGATATAGGAATTAAAAATGGAATTATTGTTGGAATAGGAAAATCTGGAAATCCATATTTTATGGACGGAATTACTCCTAACATGTATATTGGAGCGGGAACTGAAGTCATTTCTTCAGAAAATATGATAGTAACAGCTGGAAGTGTAGATAGTCATGTTCATTATATATGTCCACAATTGTTTAAAGTTGCATTAGAAAGTGGAACAACAACTATTATTGGTGGAGGATCAGGTCCAACCACTGGATCTATAGCCACAAATTGTACTTCAGGTGTATGGAATATTCAGAGAATGTTAAAAACAACAGATCATGTTCCTATTAATTTTATTTTTCTTGCCAGTGGAAATAGTTCTCATCCTGTTGCTTTAATTGAACAAATAAAAGCTGGAGCTGGTGGATTAAAAATACATGAAGATTGGGGGAGTACTTTTCATGTTATAGATCAATGTTTGACTGTTGCAGAAAAATTGGATGTTCAAGTTAATATACATACAGATTCCCTAAATGAATCAGGTTATGTAGAAGATACTTTAAAAACATTCAAAAATAGAACAATTCATATGTATCATACGGAAGGAGCCGGTGGTGGACATGCTCCTGATTTATTAAAAGTGATATCTTTTTCTAATATTTTACCTTCATCAACAAGTCCGACTATGCCATATACTTGTAACACTATAGATGAACATTTAGACATGTTAATGATTTGTCATCATTTGGATTCTAATTTACCAGAAGATATTGCTTTTGCTAAATCACGGATCAGATCTGAAACTATTAGTGCAGAAGGAGTTTTACATGATATAGGTGCCATTAGTATGACTAGTTCAGATTCTCAAGCTATGGGAAGAATAGGTGAAATCGTGAAACGAACATGGCAAACAGCTGATAAAATGAAAAAACAAAGAGGATTTCTGAATAAAGATCATACAAAAAACGATAATTTTAGAGTGAAAAGATATATTTCAAAATATACAATAAATCCCGCTATTACCCATGGTATTTCTGAATATGTTGGATCGATTCATATCGGAAAAATGGCAGATTTGGTACTATGGAAACCTTCTTTTTTTGGAGTCAAACCAGAATTAGTTATAAAAAGTGGGATGATTGTCTATGCTAGTATGGGAGATCCTAATGCTACGATCCCTACACCTCAACCATTGATGTATCGAAAAATGTTTGGATATTTTGAACCAAAATTAAGCTGTGTTTTTGTTTCAATAAATGCCATCAATAATGGTTTTTTTGAAACAAATAAAATCAAAAAACAAATAAAAATTGTAAAAGGATGTCGCACATTATCCAAAAATAATATGATATTAAATGGAGAAATTCCAAATTTAGAAGTTGATCCCAAAACTTATAATGTTTATATCAATGGAGAAAAAATAGTTTCTCCTCCTTCTGATATTTTACCACTTTCTCAAAGATATTTTTTATTCTGA